A stretch of the Medicago truncatula cultivar Jemalong A17 chromosome 5, MtrunA17r5.0-ANR, whole genome shotgun sequence genome encodes the following:
- the LOC11434225 gene encoding protein ACCELERATED CELL DEATH 6, with protein MEIAKRIVHPNNNNTHYFGAPEAKFFLTEILQDETVLQSEETDIEIEPSEVTEILPGSIDNENQNELLNQVYRAGSRRDLSYSSLSPEIKTHTKNTVLHISAWYGNDKIVSLVIEHAPKLLFEVNENNESALHIAARGGHISIVEKLLAAYANFERHDIKTAWLEYTKRLKNYVERSNGENLLKFVALENVEGNTMFHEAMLCRDKKRIGGDKIFKACELYKIGDSSSKWCYEIALVNVNHAKQSILYLAVENGDKEAVKVIMANRPNNVAKPEGLSPVVAAIMKQNQEMLKDILQQKPTWIHLTDTYKRLPLHYAASIGYLVGVVYLTGKCKCCTNQRDKYGYFPIHLASYGGHVEVVEKLLEYCPDPTEMLDTSFKRNILHVAAYNGKHEVVDYILQQSRRICELDKMINQKDNKGDTPLHLAAQSCHPKAVFYLTWDERVDMQLVNQNNQTAVEVINASSKLRNSSAREQLTRMALNSAGVKPRLRRLVHDKARQSDTNLPLSKPSNAEPFDTKQQTVESDSKSNENKETDRRYFFLTGSDKQFRDRVETLTLVSTLIITASVAACFAVPGEADGKANNLCHAMFHVFIIFITISLFSSISSTIILFWAKLGIPELVTFSLKIVMPLLGIALVSLSLAFMAGLYTVISELTWLANVFLVVASILVVVVFLSYIVLFVPSSSTKKPLRLISYYPFLFLAYLAENQN; from the exons ATGGAGATTGCAAAAAGGATTGTTCAtccaaacaacaataatacacATTATTTTGGGGCTCCTGAAGCAAAATTTTTTCTTACTGAAATATTGCAAGATGAAACCGTCTTACAGAGTGAGGAAACTGATATTGAAATTGAACCATCTGAAGTGACTGAAATTCTTCCAGGCTCTATTGACAATGAGAATCAAAATGAATTGCTTAATCAAGTATACAGAGCTGGTTCAAGGAGGGATTTGTCATATTCCTCTCTTTCGCCAGAAATTAAGACACATACAAAAAACACTGTCCTACATATATCAGCTTGGTATGGCAATGATAAGATTGTGAGTCTTGTAATTGAACATGCTCCAAAACTTTTGTTCGAGGTTAATGAAAACAACGAGAGTGCGTTACATATTGCTGCAAGAGGTGGACACATCTCAATCGTTGAAAAGCTATTGGCAGCTTATGCTAATTTTGAACGGCATGATATAAAAACGGCATGGTTAGAGTACACTAAAAGATTGAAAAACTATGTGGAAAGATCAAATGGGGAGAACCTATTAAAATTTGTGGCACTGGAAAATGTTGAAGGAAACACTATGTTTCATGAGGCAATGTTATGTCGTGACAAGAAGAGAATTGGTGGGGATAAGATTTTCAAAGCTTGTGAGCTCTATAAAATCGGGGATTCATCGTCAAAGTGGTGTTATGAAATTGCATTAGTTAATGTTAACCATGCAAAACAATCAATACTTTACCTTGCAGTTGAAAATGGGGACAAGGAAGCAGTCAAAGTAATCATGGCGAATCGCCCCAACAATGTTGCTAAGCCAGAAGGATTATCACCCGTTGTAGCAGCAATCATGAAGCAGAATCAAG AAATGCTGAAGGACATACTACAACAGAAGCCAACTTGGATACATTTAACAGACACATATAAAAGGCTTCCACTTCATTATGCAGCATCTATAGGTTACCTTGTAGGTGTTGTTTATTTAACTGGCAAATGTAAATGTTGCACCAATCAAAGGGACAAATATGGCTATTTCCCAATTCATCTAGCATCATATGGTGGCCATGTGGAAGTAGTAGAGAAGTTGTTAGAATACTGTCCAGATCCCACAGAGATGCTTGACACTTCATTTAAGCGTAATATTCTTCATGTTGCAGCATACAATGGAAAACATGAGGTAGTAGATTACATACTACAACAAAGTCGTCGAATTTGCGAActtgataaaatgataaatcaAAAGGATAATAAAGGAGATACTCCTTTGCATCTGGCTGCACAATCGTGTCATCCTAAAGCTGTTTTTTACTTAACATGGGATGAAAGAGTGGATATGCAGCTGGTTAACCAAAACAACCAAACAGCTGTTGAAGTTATCAATGCAAGTTCAAAACTTCGTAATTCGTCCGCTAGAGAG CAACTTACTCGTATGGCTTTGAATTCTGCTGGTGTAAAACCAAGGTTGAGAAGGTTGGTCCATGATAAAGCCAGACAAAGTGACACAAACTTGCCACTATCAAAGCCGAGTAATGCTGAACCCTTTGACACCAAACAGCAAACAGTGGAAAGTGACTCGAAGTCGAATGAGAATAAGGAAACTGATCGACGATATTTCTTTCTGACAGGCTCCGACAAACAATTTAGAGATAGAGTAGAGACACTCACATTGGTTTCAACCCTTATAATCACTGCTTCAGTAGCAGCATGTTTTGCTGTTCCAGGTGAAGCGGATGGAAAAGCAAACAACCTATGTCATGCAATGTTCCatgttttcattatattcatcaCAATATCATTGTTCAGTTCCATTAGTTCTACTATCATACTCTTTTGGGCAAAGCTTGGAATACCTGAATTGGTGACTTTCTCTCTGAAAATTGTGATGCCACTTCTTGGAATCGCTCTCGTCTCACTATCTTTGGCTTTTATGGCTGGACTCTACACTGTTATCAGTGAACTTACTTGGTTGGCAAATGTGTTTCTGGTTGTAGCTTCAATTTTGGTTGTGGTTGTGTTTTTGTCGTACATCGTCCTTTTCGTCCCATCATCTTCAACCAAAAAACCCTTGCGACTCATTTCCTATTACCCCTTTCTTTTCCTAGCATATCTCGCAGAGAATCAGAACTAG